A single region of the Xiphophorus maculatus strain JP 163 A chromosome 3, X_maculatus-5.0-male, whole genome shotgun sequence genome encodes:
- the LOC102238288 gene encoding myeloid cell surface antigen CD33-like yields the protein MEKDRKMIIFLLFLAGICSSVLGEEWTADVVKSIDALVGSCVVLPCTVSHPGTYLSTSRLRGIWHRKDKWEEFFYHDDSTKILDSFKGRTRLLGNLGQNNCTLEIVDVKDHDNGPFCFRIELVRKDTDQPSKEKFSFVEKCADITMIHDKPQLNLSPIKTATQGKPYTLTCSVHHTCPSHPPQIKWNRERKDDNITEVHKHIHSGIWEAESILSFVPEEKDDESELTCTATFSAGIKYEAKFTLNVKRQQNYNHIIIPAVAVTATAVIFGLFCVLMVKKYKKRIQELQSQDGRSWMTMMTDPKIEASN from the exons ATGGAAAAAGATAGAAAGATGAtcattttcttattatttttggcTG GTATTTGCAGCTCTGTGCTTGGAGAAGAGTGGACGGCCGATGTTGTAAAGTCCATTGACGCTCTAGTTGGCTCCTGTGTTGTGCTGCCCTGTACAGTCAGTCATCCTGGGACTTACCTGTCTACCTCCAGACTCAGGGGCATCTGGCATCGTAAGGACAAATGGGAGGAGTTTTTCTACCATGACGATTCGACAAAGATCCTGGACAGCTTTAAGGGCCGAACAAGGTTGCTGGGAAACCTGGGTCAGAACAATTGCACCTTAGAAATAGTTGATGTTAAAGATCATGACAACGGCCCTTTCTGCTTCCGCATTGAACTTGTACGAAAAGACACCGACCAACCCAGTAAAGAAAAGTTCTCCTTTGTTGAGAAATGTGCTGACATCACAATGATCC ATGACAAACCTCAACTCAATCTGAGTCCAATAAAGACGGCCACTCAAGGCAAACCCTACACTCTCACCTGCTCTGTTCACCACACCTGCCCCTCGCATCCCCCTCAGATTAAATGGAATCGGGAAAGAAAGGATGATAACATCACTGAAGTTCATAAACACATTCATTCAGGGATCTGGGAGGCAGAGTCCATCCTGTCCTTCGTTCCTGAGGAAAAGGATGACGAATCAGAGCTCACCTGCACAGCAACATTTAGTGCAGGAATAAAATATGAGGCAAAGTTCACACTTAATGTAAAAC GCCAACAAAACTACAACCACATCATCATTCCTGCTGTTGCAGTAACTGCCACTGCTGTGATCTTTGGACTCTTCTGTGTTTTGATGGTAAAGAAATACAA GAAACGTATTCAAGAGCTACAAAGTCAAGATGGCAG GAGCTGGATGACAATGATGACAGACCCGAAGATAGAAGCATCTAATTAG
- the LOC102231050 gene encoding myeloid cell surface antigen CD33-like isoform X2, translating into MDHERKIMMCLVLAVICSSVLGQEWTADVVKSIDALVGSCVVLPCTVSHPGTYLSTSRLRGIWHRKDKSNEIFYHEDSTQILDSFKGRTRLLGNLGQNNCTLEIVQVKDHDNGPFCFRIELVRKDTNQPTTEKYSFVEKCADVTMIHDKPQLKLGPIKTATQGKPYTLTCSVHHTCPSHFPQIKWSRERKDDDITEVHKHIHSGVWEAESILSFVPEEKDDESELTCTATFNGGIKSEAKFTLNVKRQQNYNHIIIPAVAVTATAVIFGLFCVLMVKKYKKRIQELQSQDGSMWNRMSRLSRRIRPGASGPTRSDQRSIWSRFSRRPQRNEHDLSPNNANSCGGQKINKPHFPSPKSQQKSNNYKQDLDDNDDYMNTADLNIYGNV; encoded by the exons ATGGACCACGAGAGAAAGATCATGATGTGTTTGGTTTTGGCTG TCATTTGCAGCTCTGTGCTTGGACAAGAGTGGACGGCTGATGTTGTAAAGTCCATTGACGCTCTAGTTGGCTCCTGTGTTGTGCTGCCCTGTACAGTCAGTCATCCTGGGACTTACCTGTCTACCTCCAGACTCAGGGGCATCTGGCATCGTAAGGACAAATCGAACGAGATCTTCTACCATGAAGACAGCACACAGATCCTGGACAGCTTTAAGGGCCGAACAAGGTTGCTGGGAAACCTGGGTCAGAACAATTGCACCTTAGAAATAGTTCAAGTTAAAGATCATGACAACGGCCCTTTCTGCTTCCGCATTGAACTTGTACGAAAAGACACCAACCAACCCACTACAGAAAAGTACTCCTTTGTTGAGAAATGTGCTGACGTCACAATGATCC ATGACAAACCTCAACTCAAACTGGGTCCAATAAAGACGGCCACTCAAGGCAAACCCTACACTCTCACCTGCTCTGTTCACCACACCTGCCCCTCGCATTTCCCTCAGATTAAATGGAGTCGGGAAAGAAAggatgatgacatcactgaaGTTCATAAACACATTCATTCAGGGGTCTGGGAGGCAGAGTCCATCCTGTCCTTCGTTCCTGAGGAAAAGGATGACGAATCAGAGCTCACCTGCACAGCAACATTTAATGGGGGAATAAAATCCGAGGCAAAGTTCACACTTAATGTAAAAC GCCAACAGAACTACAACCACATCATCATTCCTGCTGTTGCAGTAACTGCCACTGCTGTGATCTTTGGACTCTTCTGTGTTTTGATGGTGAAGAAATACAA GAAACGTATTCAAGAGCTTCAAAGTCAAGATGGCAG CATGTGGAACAGGATGTCTAGACTGTCTCGCAG GATTCGTCCTGGCGCCTCAGGACCAACTCGTTCTGATCAAAG GTCTATTTGGAGCAGATTTTCGAG GAGACCCCAAAGGAATGAGCATGATCTAAG TCCCAATAATGCAAACTCCTGTGGTGGACAGAAAATTAACAAACCCCACTTCCCGTCACCAAAGAG CCAACAAAAATCCAACAATTACAAACAG GACCTGGATGACAACGATGACTACATGAACACCGCAGACTTGAATATTTATGGAAAcgtgtaa
- the LOC102231050 gene encoding myeloid cell surface antigen CD33-like isoform X1, translating into MDHERKIMMCLVLAVICSSVLGQEWTADVVKSIDALVGSCVVLPCTVSHPGTYLSTSRLRGIWHRKDKSNEIFYHEDSTQILDSFKGRTRLLGNLGQNNCTLEIVQVKDHDNGPFCFRIELVRKDTNQPTTEKYSFVEKCADVTMIHDKPQLKLGPIKTATQGKPYTLTCSVHHTCPSHFPQIKWSRERKDDDITEVHKHIHSGVWEAESILSFVPEEKDDESELTCTATFNGGIKSEAKFTLNVKRQQNYNHIIIPAVAVTATAVIFGLFCVLMVKKYKKRIQELQSQDGSMWNRMSRLSRRIRPGASGPTRSDQRRSIWSRFSRRPQRNEHDLSPNNANSCGGQKINKPHFPSPKSQQKSNNYKQDLDDNDDYMNTADLNIYGNV; encoded by the exons ATGGACCACGAGAGAAAGATCATGATGTGTTTGGTTTTGGCTG TCATTTGCAGCTCTGTGCTTGGACAAGAGTGGACGGCTGATGTTGTAAAGTCCATTGACGCTCTAGTTGGCTCCTGTGTTGTGCTGCCCTGTACAGTCAGTCATCCTGGGACTTACCTGTCTACCTCCAGACTCAGGGGCATCTGGCATCGTAAGGACAAATCGAACGAGATCTTCTACCATGAAGACAGCACACAGATCCTGGACAGCTTTAAGGGCCGAACAAGGTTGCTGGGAAACCTGGGTCAGAACAATTGCACCTTAGAAATAGTTCAAGTTAAAGATCATGACAACGGCCCTTTCTGCTTCCGCATTGAACTTGTACGAAAAGACACCAACCAACCCACTACAGAAAAGTACTCCTTTGTTGAGAAATGTGCTGACGTCACAATGATCC ATGACAAACCTCAACTCAAACTGGGTCCAATAAAGACGGCCACTCAAGGCAAACCCTACACTCTCACCTGCTCTGTTCACCACACCTGCCCCTCGCATTTCCCTCAGATTAAATGGAGTCGGGAAAGAAAggatgatgacatcactgaaGTTCATAAACACATTCATTCAGGGGTCTGGGAGGCAGAGTCCATCCTGTCCTTCGTTCCTGAGGAAAAGGATGACGAATCAGAGCTCACCTGCACAGCAACATTTAATGGGGGAATAAAATCCGAGGCAAAGTTCACACTTAATGTAAAAC GCCAACAGAACTACAACCACATCATCATTCCTGCTGTTGCAGTAACTGCCACTGCTGTGATCTTTGGACTCTTCTGTGTTTTGATGGTGAAGAAATACAA GAAACGTATTCAAGAGCTTCAAAGTCAAGATGGCAG CATGTGGAACAGGATGTCTAGACTGTCTCGCAG GATTCGTCCTGGCGCCTCAGGACCAACTCGTTCTGATCAAAG AAGGTCTATTTGGAGCAGATTTTCGAG GAGACCCCAAAGGAATGAGCATGATCTAAG TCCCAATAATGCAAACTCCTGTGGTGGACAGAAAATTAACAAACCCCACTTCCCGTCACCAAAGAG CCAACAAAAATCCAACAATTACAAACAG GACCTGGATGACAACGATGACTACATGAACACCGCAGACTTGAATATTTATGGAAAcgtgtaa
- the LOC102216483 gene encoding sialic acid-binding Ig-like lectin 13 isoform X1 produces the protein MNTQLCLIHVNGKKLCRTFSREIKLVPSQYELKTFAHQFISSSTVCSCFYSTGAEISKAALFSDCNIEDHFVPLTSQRMEKDSKGILFFLLLAGICSPTTEEQWKASVVKSIEALVDSCVVLPCTFTYPGSFLSTSRLRGIWHRKDKWNEIFYHEDSTSVLDNFKGRTKMLGNLGQNNCTLEIVQVKNHDIGPFCFRIEFVKKDTNQPTTEKFSFVEECAEIKMLEETPKPELIQSNTAVQGKPYAVTCSVRHTCPSHVPVFTWSRGSEDDIIQIQKPIVSGIWETQSIMVFIPGENDDHTEITCSATFNGGRRSSTSIKLNVKRTGNIYHLIIPVAVAIGTAVIFGVFCIAVMKKYKNRIAELQSREGSMFNRLSRMSRRFHSSGQ, from the exons ATGAACACACAGCTGTGTCTCATAcatgtaaatggaaaaaaactttGCAGAACTTTCTCCCGTGAGATCAAATTGGTTCCTTCCCAGTATGAACTGAAAACATTCGCTCACCAATTTATAAGCAGCTCGACTGTTTGCTCATGTTTCTATTCAACTGGGGCTGAGATCAGCAAAGCAGCTCTCTTTTCAG ATTGCAACATTGAGGACCATTTTGTACCTCTAACAAGCCAAAGAATGGAAAAAGATAGCAAGGGGatacttttctttctgcttttggcTG GTATTTGCAGCCCAACGACTGAAGAACAGTGGAAGGCATCTGTTGTAAAATCAATTGAAGCCCTAGTTGATTCCTGTGTTGTGCTGCCCTGTACATTCACTTATCCTGGGAGTTTCCTGTCTACCTCCAGACTCAGGGGCATCTGGCATCGTAAGGACAAATGGAACGAGATCTTCTACCATGAAGACAGCACAAGCGTCTTGGACAATTTTAAGGGCCGAACCAAGATGCTGGGAAACCTGGGTCAGAACAATTGCACCTTAGAAATAGTTCAAGTTAAAAATCATGACATCGGTCCTTTCTGCTTCCGCAttgaatttgtgaaaaaagaCACCAACCAACCCACTACAGAAAAGTTCTCCTTTGTTGAGGAATGTGCTGAAATCAAAATGCTCG aagAAACTCCCAAACCTGAACTTATCCAGTCAAACACAGCTGTTCAAGGAAAACCTTACGCCGTCACCTGTTCAGTCCGCCATACCTGCCCCTCACATGTTCCTGTGTTCACATGGAGTCGAGGAAGTGAAGACGATATTATACAAATTCAAAAACCCATCGTGTCTGGGATCTGGGAGACACAGTCCATCATGGTGTTTATTCCTGGGGAAAATGATGACCACACTGAAATCACCTGCAGTGCAACATTTAATGGAGGTCGAAGATCATCCACATCTATTAAACTCAATGTCAAAC GTACTGGAAACATTTATCACCTCATCATTCCAGTCGCGGTGGCCATTGGCACGGCTGTGATCTTTGGAGTCTTCTGCATTGCtgtgatgaaaaagtacaa gAATCGCATTGCAGAGCTTCAAAGTCGTGAAGGAAG CATGTTCAACAGACTGTCCAGGATGTCTCGCAG GTTCCATTCTAGTGGCCAGTGA
- the LOC102216483 gene encoding sialic acid-binding Ig-like lectin 13 isoform X3, with amino-acid sequence MEKDSKGILFFLLLAGICSPTTEEQWKASVVKSIEALVDSCVVLPCTFTYPGSFLSTSRLRGIWHRKDKWNEIFYHEDSTSVLDNFKGRTKMLGNLGQNNCTLEIVQVKNHDIGPFCFRIEFVKKDTNQPTTEKFSFVEECAEIKMLEETPKPELIQSNTAVQGKPYAVTCSVRHTCPSHVPVFTWSRGSEDDIIQIQKPIVSGIWETQSIMVFIPGENDDHTEITCSATFNGGRRSSTSIKLNVKRTGNIYHLIIPVAVAIGTAVIFGVFCIAVMKKYKNRIAELQSREGSMFNRLSRMSRRFHSSGQ; translated from the exons ATGGAAAAAGATAGCAAGGGGatacttttctttctgcttttggcTG GTATTTGCAGCCCAACGACTGAAGAACAGTGGAAGGCATCTGTTGTAAAATCAATTGAAGCCCTAGTTGATTCCTGTGTTGTGCTGCCCTGTACATTCACTTATCCTGGGAGTTTCCTGTCTACCTCCAGACTCAGGGGCATCTGGCATCGTAAGGACAAATGGAACGAGATCTTCTACCATGAAGACAGCACAAGCGTCTTGGACAATTTTAAGGGCCGAACCAAGATGCTGGGAAACCTGGGTCAGAACAATTGCACCTTAGAAATAGTTCAAGTTAAAAATCATGACATCGGTCCTTTCTGCTTCCGCAttgaatttgtgaaaaaagaCACCAACCAACCCACTACAGAAAAGTTCTCCTTTGTTGAGGAATGTGCTGAAATCAAAATGCTCG aagAAACTCCCAAACCTGAACTTATCCAGTCAAACACAGCTGTTCAAGGAAAACCTTACGCCGTCACCTGTTCAGTCCGCCATACCTGCCCCTCACATGTTCCTGTGTTCACATGGAGTCGAGGAAGTGAAGACGATATTATACAAATTCAAAAACCCATCGTGTCTGGGATCTGGGAGACACAGTCCATCATGGTGTTTATTCCTGGGGAAAATGATGACCACACTGAAATCACCTGCAGTGCAACATTTAATGGAGGTCGAAGATCATCCACATCTATTAAACTCAATGTCAAAC GTACTGGAAACATTTATCACCTCATCATTCCAGTCGCGGTGGCCATTGGCACGGCTGTGATCTTTGGAGTCTTCTGCATTGCtgtgatgaaaaagtacaa gAATCGCATTGCAGAGCTTCAAAGTCGTGAAGGAAG CATGTTCAACAGACTGTCCAGGATGTCTCGCAG GTTCCATTCTAGTGGCCAGTGA
- the LOC102216483 gene encoding sialic acid-binding Ig-like lectin 13 isoform X2: MNTQLCLIHVNGKKLCRTFSREIKLVPSQYELKTFAHQFISSSTVCSCFYSTGAEISKAALFSGICSPTTEEQWKASVVKSIEALVDSCVVLPCTFTYPGSFLSTSRLRGIWHRKDKWNEIFYHEDSTSVLDNFKGRTKMLGNLGQNNCTLEIVQVKNHDIGPFCFRIEFVKKDTNQPTTEKFSFVEECAEIKMLEETPKPELIQSNTAVQGKPYAVTCSVRHTCPSHVPVFTWSRGSEDDIIQIQKPIVSGIWETQSIMVFIPGENDDHTEITCSATFNGGRRSSTSIKLNVKRTGNIYHLIIPVAVAIGTAVIFGVFCIAVMKKYKNRIAELQSREGSMFNRLSRMSRRFHSSGQ, translated from the exons ATGAACACACAGCTGTGTCTCATAcatgtaaatggaaaaaaactttGCAGAACTTTCTCCCGTGAGATCAAATTGGTTCCTTCCCAGTATGAACTGAAAACATTCGCTCACCAATTTATAAGCAGCTCGACTGTTTGCTCATGTTTCTATTCAACTGGGGCTGAGATCAGCAAAGCAGCTCTCTTTTCAG GTATTTGCAGCCCAACGACTGAAGAACAGTGGAAGGCATCTGTTGTAAAATCAATTGAAGCCCTAGTTGATTCCTGTGTTGTGCTGCCCTGTACATTCACTTATCCTGGGAGTTTCCTGTCTACCTCCAGACTCAGGGGCATCTGGCATCGTAAGGACAAATGGAACGAGATCTTCTACCATGAAGACAGCACAAGCGTCTTGGACAATTTTAAGGGCCGAACCAAGATGCTGGGAAACCTGGGTCAGAACAATTGCACCTTAGAAATAGTTCAAGTTAAAAATCATGACATCGGTCCTTTCTGCTTCCGCAttgaatttgtgaaaaaagaCACCAACCAACCCACTACAGAAAAGTTCTCCTTTGTTGAGGAATGTGCTGAAATCAAAATGCTCG aagAAACTCCCAAACCTGAACTTATCCAGTCAAACACAGCTGTTCAAGGAAAACCTTACGCCGTCACCTGTTCAGTCCGCCATACCTGCCCCTCACATGTTCCTGTGTTCACATGGAGTCGAGGAAGTGAAGACGATATTATACAAATTCAAAAACCCATCGTGTCTGGGATCTGGGAGACACAGTCCATCATGGTGTTTATTCCTGGGGAAAATGATGACCACACTGAAATCACCTGCAGTGCAACATTTAATGGAGGTCGAAGATCATCCACATCTATTAAACTCAATGTCAAAC GTACTGGAAACATTTATCACCTCATCATTCCAGTCGCGGTGGCCATTGGCACGGCTGTGATCTTTGGAGTCTTCTGCATTGCtgtgatgaaaaagtacaa gAATCGCATTGCAGAGCTTCAAAGTCGTGAAGGAAG CATGTTCAACAGACTGTCCAGGATGTCTCGCAG GTTCCATTCTAGTGGCCAGTGA